A window from Drosophila kikkawai strain 14028-0561.14 chromosome 2L, DkikHiC1v2, whole genome shotgun sequence encodes these proteins:
- the LOC108074862 gene encoding probable multidrug resistance-associated protein lethal(2)03659 translates to MQANKLPQNPRESAGIFSSLMFCFALPILFKGRKKTLEPTDLYQALKGHKADSLGDKFFETWQAEVNSCRKNPKKEPSIIKVILKVFGWQLLISGLIIAVLELGTRGTFPLLLGALIAEFTKNGNGDGIKAQIYGITLILTTLAGVVLFHPFMMGMMHLAMKMRVAVSTAIYRKALRLSRTALGDTTTGQVVNLLSNDLGRFDRALIHFHFLWLGPLELLISSYFLYQHIGVASLYGIGILLLYLPIQTYLSRLTSKLRLQTALRTDQRVRMMNEIISGIQVIKMYTWEKPFGRLIGQLRRSEMSSIRKVNYIRGTLLSFEITLGRIAIFVSLLGFVLMGGELTAERAFSVTAFYNILRRTVSKFFPSGMSQFAEMLVTLRRIKAFMMRDEAGVLSLEGGEKTKHLDTNSDPVVELESFKARWNREHIEPVLDNINISLKPPQLVAVIGPVGSGKSSLIQAILGELPRESGKLNVRGKVSYASQEPWLFNASVRDNILFGLPMDKHRYRNVIRKCALERDFELLQGDHTLVGERGASLSGGQRARISLARAVYRQADIYLLDDPLSAVDTHVGRHLFEECMRGFLRDKLVVLVTHQLQFLEHADLIVIMDKGKVTAVGTYEEMLKSGQDFAQLLAQQTHEENEDLVQDQDMDEAKGDKSNYSRQSSRQSRVSVGSVDSGKDSVIEDEMRPVQEARSTGKIGLSMYGKYFSSGSGWFLVVLVAFFCLGTQLLASGGDYFLSYWVKNNNSSSSLDIYIFSGINIALVIFALLRTLLFFSMAMHSSTRLHNSMFHGVSRTALYFFHSNPSGRILNRFAMDLGQVDEVLPAVMLDCIQIFLTFTGVICVLCITNPWYLINTTTMFVAFHFLRKFYLSTSRDVKRLEAVARSPMYSHFSATLNGLPTIRALGAQELLTREYDNYQDLHSSGYYTFLSTSRAFGYYLDLFCVAYVISVTLMSYFNPPLDNPGQIGLAITQAMSMTGSVQWGMRQSAELENSMTSVERVLEYRDLEAEGEFESPEDQKPPKNWPQKGEIKAEELSLRYSPDPKTDNVLRSLKFVIQPREKVGIVGRTGAGKSSLINALFRLSYNDGSLVIDNQDIAAIGLHDLRSKISIIPQEPVLFSGTMRYNLDPFEQYSDDKLWEALEEVHLKEEVSELPTGLQSMISEGGANYSVGQRQLVCLARAILRENRILVMDEATANVDPQTDALIQSTIRRKFRDCTVLTIAHRLNTIIDSDKVMVLDAGNLVEFGSPYELLTQSRRQIFYGMVLETGRSSFEHLLKVAQQVNETKLRSKSE, encoded by the exons atgcAGGCTAATAAATTGCCACAAAATCCTCGCGAATCAGCAGGAATATTTTCATCACTGATGTTTTG CTTTGCCTTGCCCATTCTCTTCAAGGGCAGAAAGAAAACCCTGGAACCCACGGATCTCTATCAGGCTCTGAAAGGACACAAAGCTGATAGCTTGGGCGATAAATTTTTCGAGACCTGGCAGGCTGAAGTCAACTCATGCcggaaaaatcccaaaaaagaACCAAGCATTATAAAGGTTATATTAAAGGTATTTGGTTGGCAGCTATTGATATCGGGTTTGATTATTGCTGTGCTGGAATTGGGAACGAG agGCACCTTTCCCCTGCTTCTGGGTGCTTTAATAGCCGAGTTTACCAAAAATGGCAATGGCGATGGAATCAAGGCTCAAATTTATGGGATTACCTTGATCCTAACTACTTTAGCTGGAGTCGTGTTGTTTCATCCATTTATGATGGGAATGATG CACCTGGCCATGAAAATGAGAGTGGCCGTAAGTACGGCCATTTACCGGAAAGCTCTCCGGCTGAGCCGCACTGCTCTGGGAGACACAACCACGGGTCAGGTGGTTAATCTTTTATCCAACGATCTAGGACGCTTCGATCGGGCCCTAATTCACTTTCACTTCCTTTGGTTGGGACCGCTGGAGCTGCTCATATCCTCGTATTTCCTCTACCAACATATTGGAGTAGCATCGCTGTACGGCATTGGAATATTATTGCTCTATCTGCCAATTCAGACCTATCTCAGTCGGCTCACTTCCAAGCTAAGATTGCAAACGGCTCTGAGAACTGATCAGCGTGTGAGGATGATGAACGAGATTATATCTGGAATACAGGTGATAAAGATGTACACCTGGGAGAAGCCATTCGGAAGGCTGATCGGACAGCTGCGCCGCAGTGAGATGAGCTCCATTCGCAAGGTGAACTATATCAGGGGGACGCTTTTGTCCTTTGAAATCACTCTGGGAAGAATTGCGATATTTGTGAGCCTCCTTGGATTCGTCCTAATGGGCGGCGAATTGACAGCGGAGAGAGCCTTCTCGGTGACAGCTTTCTACAATATCCTGCGGCGCACGGTGAGCAAGTTCTTTCCCAGCGGCATGTCACAATTCGCCGAGATGCTGGTTACCCTGAGGAGAATCAAGGCTTTTATGATGCGCGATGAAGCGGGCGTTCTGTCCCTCGAGGGCGgtgaaaaaacaaaacatttggATACAAATTCAGATCCTGTTGTGGAATTGGAGTCCTTTAAAGCGCGCTGGAATCGAGAGCACATTGAACCCGTCTTGGATAATATCAACATCAGTCTAAAACCTCCGCAATTAGTGGCAGTCATAGGACCCGTAGGCTCTGGTAAATCCAGCCTGATACAAGCCATTCTGGGAGAACTTCCCCGCGAATCTGGAAAGCTTAATGTACGGGGAAAAGTGTCCTATGCTTCCCAAGAACCCTGGCTCTTCAATGCCTCCGTTCGCGACAATATCCTCTTTGGCTTGCCCATGGATAAGCATCGCTACCGTAATGTTATAAGGAAATGTGCCCTGGAAAGGGACTTTGAACTGCTCCAGGGAGATCACACTTTGGTGGGTGAACGAGGTGCCTCCCTCTCTGGAGGTCAGAGAGCTAGGATTAGTCTAGCCAGAGCAGTTTATCGCCAGGCAGACATATATCTTCTCGATGATCCCCTGAGCGCTGTGGATACCCATGTCGGTCGTCACCTGTTTGAGGAGTGCATGCGGGGTTTCCTTCGAGATAAACTGGTGGTCCTGGTAACCCATCAACTTCAGTTCCTGGAGCATGCCGATCTCATAGTGATCATGGATAAGGGAAAAGTAACAGCCGTTGGCACCTACGAAGAGATGCTGAAGAGTGGCCAGGACTTTGCCCAACTTCTGGCTCAGCAAACCCACGAAGAAAACGAAGATCTTGTACAAGATCAGGATATGGATGAGGCCAAGGGGGATAAATCTAATTACTCGCGACAAAGCAGCCGTCAGAGTAGAGTTAGTGTCGGCTCTGTGGATTCTGGCAAGGATTCTGTAATCGAGGATGAGATGCGACCTGTGCAGGAGGCCCGTTCCACGGGGAAAATCGGCTTAAGCATGTatgggaaatatttttcatcTGGCTCTGGATGGTTCCTCGTGGTCCTGGTGGCTTTCTTTTGCCTGGGCACCCAACTTCTGGCTTCTGGCGGGGATTACTTTCTGTCCTACTG GGTGAAGAACAACAACTCCTCTTCATCGTTGGACATTTATATCTTCAGTGGTATCAACATAGCCCTGGTAATCTTCGCTCTCTTGCGAACCCTTTTGTTCTTCAGCATGGCCATGCATTCCTCAACTCGGTTGCACAACTCGATGTTCCATGGCGTATCCCGGACGGCCCTCTACTTCTTTCACTCAAATCCATCGGGAAGGATTCTAAATCGTTTTGCCATGGATCTGGGACAAGTAGATGAAGTCCTACCCGCCGTCATGCTGGATTGCATCCAAATATTCTTGACATTCACCGGCGTTATCTGTGTGCTATGCATCACGAATCCTTGGTATTTAATCAACACAACAACGATGTTCGTGGCCTTTCATTTCCTGCGGAAGTTCTATCTGAGCACCTCGCGGGATGTGAAGAGATTGGAGGCGGTGGCCAGATCGCCTATGTACTCGCACTTTAGCGCCACCTTGAATGGCCTGCCCACGATTAGAGCTTTGGGTGCCCAGGAGTTGCTGACAAGGGAATATGATAACTACCAGGATCTGCACAGCTCGGGATACTACACCTTTCTCTCCACAAGTCGCGCTTTCGGTTACTATCTGGATCTGTTTTGTGTGGCCTATGTGATATCGGTGACCCTGATGAGCTACTTTAATCCCCCTTTGGATAATCCAGGACAAATTGGATTGGCCATCACTCAAGCTATGTCCATGACTGGCAGTGTACAGTGGGGAATGCGTCAATCGGCAGAGTTGGAAAACTCAATGACTTCTGTCGAAAGGGTCCTGGAATATAGGGACCTTGAGGCAGAGGGAGAATTCGAGTCTCCAGAGGACCAAAAACCCCCGAAAAACTGGCCTCAAAAAGGAGAAATTAAAGCGGAAGAACTTAGTCTGCGATATAGCCCGGATCCCAAAACGGATAATGTGTTGAGATCCCTAAAGTTCGTCATCCAACCTCGTGAGAAAGTGGGAATCGTGGGAAGAACGGGTGCAGGCAAATCCTCCCTTATAAATGCCCTATTCCGACTCTCCTACAACGATGGATCCCTGGTGATAGATAATCAAGATATAGCCGCAATCGGTCTCCACGATCTGCGAAGCAAGATCTCCATAATACCCCAAGAACCGGTACTATTCTCGGGCACAATGCGCTATAATCTCGATCCCTTTGAACAGTATTCCGATGACAAGTTGTGGGAGGCCCTTGAGGAG GTTCACCTCAAAGAGGAAGTTTCCGAACTACCCACGGGTCTCCAAAGCATGATTTCTGAAGGTGGGGCTAACTACAGCGTTGGCCAGCGGCAGTTGGTCTGCCTGGCCCGTGCCATTCTCCGGGAGAATCGCATCCTGGTGATGGACGAGGCAACGGCAAATGTGGATCCGCAAACGGATGCCTTGATACAGTCCACTATTCGAAGGAAATTCAGGGATTGCACCGTCCTGACCATTGCCCATCGGTTGAATACAATCATAGATTCTGATAAGGTAATGGTTCTAGATGCGGGCAATCTGGTGGAGTTTGGTTCTCCCTACGAACTCCTCACGCAGTCCAGGCGGCAGATCTTTTATGGAATGGTCTTGGAGACGGGTCGTTCCAGTTTCGAGCACCTCTTGAAAGTAGCTCAACAG gTTAACGAGACGAAGTTGCGCAGCAAATCGGAGTGA
- the RPA2 gene encoding replication protein A 32 kDa subunit, translating into MNDSFGDFNATQTASTGAASNQKGEGIIPLVIKQIVDAPEGNIEMFGMQFGMASVVAIVRNVETSSTKITYTLEDHSGRIDAHYWLEEGDALKAPEVMVNNYVKVYGTTRSQAGQKTLMVFKLLPVLDPNEVTTHLLEALNARYKAEDYQSKGGAAEAVSSGSGSMADFTASQSNAIVSGLDPKQQAVFQAIKSNVSEEGIGRKELKAKFSHISDSELTNILDFMISEGHIYSSIDADHFICTM; encoded by the exons ATGAATGATTCGT TTGGAGATTTCAATGCCACTCAAACGGCGTCGACTGGGGCCGCCAGCAACCAAAAGGGAGAG GGCATTATACCGCTGGTGATTAAGCAGATTGTGGATGCCCCCGAGGGCAATATTGAGATGTTCGGCATGCAGTTCGGCATGGCCAGTGTGGTGGCCATTGTGCGAAACGTGGAGACTTCCTCGACAAAGATAACGTACACCCTGGAGGATCACAGCGGCCGGATTGATGCCCACTATTGGTTGGAGGAGGGCGACGCTCTCAAGGCACCTGAGGTGATGGTCAACAACTATGTAAAGGTGTATGGCACCACACGGTCGCAGGCGGGCCAGAAAACTCTGATGGTGTTCAAGCTACTGCCTGTACTGGATCCCAACGAGGTAACCACCCACCTGCTGGAGGCTCTCAATGCCCGCTACAAGGCGGAGGACTACCAGAGCAAGGGTGGCGCTGCTGAGGCAGTTTCATCGGGCTCCGGCTCCATGGCCGACTTCACCGCATCGCAGAGCAATGCCATTGTCAGTGGGCTGGATCCCAAGCAGCAGGCAGTCTTCCAAGCCATCAAGAGCAACGTGTCCGAGGAGGGCATTGGTCGCAAGGAGCTTAAGGCCAAGTTTTCGCACATCAGTGATTCCGAGTTGAC AAACATTCTGGATTTTATGATTTCCGAGGGTCACATTTACTCCAGCATTGATGCAGATCACTTTATTTGCACCATGTAA
- the Nthl1 gene encoding endonuclease III-like protein 1, whose product MAKNVKKLSLANKLAKKGDVIKPTEIIGRHNRADNVRDIEDLVGTSGSSNSIYFSPLQTRKQRGTLKNINIKSEPLTPTRVVPKKIKNEVQDELQSKILMGSVMVVKCKVVPDALNSSIRIDRIKKELETEFKQEPKQEILQNIKKEIKPQKEPLLFLGVEAPHPLWQSHLENIRTMRNRQPAPVDTMGCHRCADPTADPKTQRFQNLVALMLSSQTKDQTTFEAMNRLKERTLTTITIKEMPVTELENLLHPVSFYKNKAKYLKQTVEILIDKYDSDIPDNPKDLIALPGVGPKMAHICMAVAWNKVTGIGVDVHVHRLSNRLGWVLQPTKEPEQTRIGLEKWLPHSLWSEVNHLFVGFGQTICTPLKPNCGECLNKDICPSAFKETKAKKSKE is encoded by the exons atggccaaaaatgtcAAGAAATTAAGCTTGGCCAACAAATTGGCTAAAAAGGGAGATGTCATTAAGCCCACAGAAATAATTGGTAGACACAACCGAGCTGATAATGTGCGG GATATTGAAGATCTGGTGGGGACTTCGGGGTCAAGTAATTCGATTTACTTTTCACCCCTTCAAACCCGCAAACAGCGGGGAACTctaaagaatattaatattaaatcggAACCCTTGACCCCCACACGGGTTGTGCCCAAAAAGATCAAAAATGAGGTTCAGGATGAGCTGCAATCCAAAATTTTAATGGGCTCAGTCATGGTAGTTAAGTGCAAGGTGGTGCCAGATGCCCTGAATTCCTCCATAAGGATTGATCGGATCAAGAAGGAATTGGAAACAGAATTCAAACAGGAGCCCAAACAAGAGattttgcaaaatattaaaaaagaaattaagcCTCAAAAGGAACCACTTTTGTTTCTGGGTGTGGAGGCCCCTCATCCCTTGTGGCAAAGTCACCTGGAAAACATTCGCACAATGAGAAACCGTCAGCCAGCGCCTGTGGACACAATGGGCTGTCATCGCTGTGCGGATCCCACGGCAGATCCAAAG ACTCAACGCTTCCAGAACTTGGTGGCTTTAATGCTGTCCAGTCAGACCAAAGATCAAACCACTTTCGAGGCCATGAACCGCCTCAAGGAACGCACTCTCACTACCATTACTATTAAGGAAATGCCAGTAACAGAACTGGAGAATCTACTGCATCCCGTATCCTTTTACAAGAACAAAGCCAAGTACCTCAAGCAGACAGTGGAGATCCTCATAGATAAATACGATTCCGACATACCGGACAATCCCAAGGACCTCATAGCTCTTCCAGGAGTTGGCCCTAAGATGGCCCACATCTGCATGGCGGTTGCCTGGAATAAAGTCACGGGCATCGGAGTGGATGTCCATGTCCACCGCCTTTCGAACCGTTTGGGCTGGGTCCTACAGCCTACCAAGGAGCCGGAACAAACCAGGATCGGGCTGGAAAAGTGGCTGCCCCACAGCCTCTGGTCGGAGGTGAATCATTTATTTGTGGGATTTGGTCAAACCATTTGCACTCCACTGAAGCCCAACTGCGGCGAATGCTTAAACAAGGATATTTGTCCATCGGCCTTCAAGGAAACTAAAGCCAAGAAAAGTAAAGAGTGA